In Dermochelys coriacea isolate rDerCor1 chromosome 10, rDerCor1.pri.v4, whole genome shotgun sequence, one DNA window encodes the following:
- the LOC119862430 gene encoding 60S ribosomal protein L24-like — translation MVSCKASGCHPGHGHHYARTDGKVFQFLNAKGKSAFLSKRNPRQINWTVLYGCKHKKGQSEEIQKKCTCCAVKFQRTITGASLAEIMAKRNQKPEVRKAQWEQAIRAAKEAKKAEQATKKSTPSTTKAPTKAATKQKIMKPVKVSAPRVGGKR, via the coding sequence ATGGTTTCCTGCAAAGCAAGCGGCTGCCACCCGGGTCACGGCCACCACTACGCCCGCACGGATGGCAAGGTTTTCCAGTTTTTGAATGCAAAAGGCAAGTCTGCCTTTCTTTCCAAGAGAAACCCTCGTCAGATCAACTGGACTGTTCTGTACGGGTGCAAACACAAGAAAGGGCAGTCTGAAGAAATACAAAAGAAGTGCACATGCTGTGCAGTCAAGTTCCAGAGGACTATTACTGGTGCATCTTTGGCTGAAATAATGGCCAAGAGAAATCAGAAGCCTGAAGTGCGAAAGGCCCAGTGGGAACAAGCCATAAGGGCTGCCAAAGAAGCCAAGAAGGCTGAGCAGGCAACCAAGAAGTCGACACCCTCTACAACAAAGGCTCCCACAAAGGCTGCAACTAAACAAAAGATTATGAAGCCAGTGAAAGTTTCTGCTCCTCGTGTTGGTGGAAAGCGCTAA